Proteins from one Chloroflexota bacterium genomic window:
- a CDS encoding ParA family protein yields the protein MILAVSALKGGPGKTTFAVNVAAGLALRISKRTPRPRVLLVDLDPQAHAAYWALGKSRGDPIPVGEEDLSTHLLGTAHGSPLDIIHPAAFPASANMDVVLVRPQAMAQAERVLTSDLAEGIYALEEYLEPLRSAYAVIVVDTPPSAGAMTLNALVAADAVLIPMELTKMGVDGLRETLAVVEKIRRRHNPQMRIVGIAPNRCDFRRSETNDIYRFMRQQYKDLVLLPVAERAQIAYASSLRKDIFSHLGSTQDQAVVEMGRVVDAVVQRLGLR from the coding sequence ATGATTCTGGCGGTTTCGGCCCTCAAAGGGGGGCCAGGCAAGACCACCTTCGCAGTCAATGTGGCGGCAGGGTTGGCGCTCCGCATCAGCAAGCGCACCCCCCGCCCGCGGGTCCTGCTGGTGGATCTGGACCCGCAGGCGCACGCCGCGTATTGGGCGTTGGGGAAATCGCGCGGCGACCCCATCCCTGTGGGTGAAGAGGACCTCTCCACCCATCTGCTGGGCACCGCCCACGGTTCGCCGCTGGACATCATTCACCCGGCGGCCTTCCCCGCTTCGGCCAATATGGATGTGGTGCTGGTGCGCCCTCAGGCTATGGCCCAGGCTGAGCGGGTGTTGACGTCGGACCTGGCCGAGGGTATTTACGCCCTGGAGGAGTATCTGGAGCCGTTACGGAGCGCCTATGCGGTGATTGTAGTTGACACGCCGCCTTCGGCGGGGGCGATGACGCTGAACGCGCTGGTGGCTGCGGATGCCGTGCTCATTCCCATGGAACTGACCAAAATGGGGGTCGATGGCCTGCGCGAAACGCTGGCTGTGGTGGAAAAAATCCGCCGCCGTCACAACCCCCAAATGCGCATTGTGGGCATTGCCCCCAACCGCTGCGATTTCCGCCGTAGTGAGACGAATGATATTTACCGCTTCATGCGCCAGCAATACAAGGACCTGGTGCTGCTTCCGGTGGCCGAGCGGGCGCAAATTGCTTATGCCTCTTCACTGCGCAAAGATATTTTTTCGCACCTTGGCTCGACCCAGGACCAGGCGGTGGTGGAAATGGGGCGGGTGGTCGATGCCGTAGTGCAGAGGTTGGGACTCCGGTAG